Sequence from the Phragmites australis chromosome 6, lpPhrAust1.1, whole genome shotgun sequence genome:
GGACATGCTCGTACTTCCTACCCGCGCAAATGCGTTGTGGTGTGTACGTCCAACTCTGAGGTCTGAACTAACACAATGAAATGAAATGTTCACTCGTTCCAATTTTCAATGCGATTTAAATCAGCACAGTACAAAGTAGTACTTCGTGCTAGTACTAGTAAGCAAGGTCTCCAGAAAATCTATATGGATCATCACAGTAAATAAGTCTGAACTACACCTAGCCGATATGGACATAGGGCCCGGTCCGGCGTGAGCTGGTTAAGTCGCACCTTCACTCGAGCTTGACTTGCTCAGTCGCTCTGTCCGTCGAGCTTGTCTCCGTCTGTCAAGTGCGAGAGGCAAACGACAGGAGGAAGCAAAGGACGTCATCGGTAGTGTCGGCTCCAATAGAGTTCCCGGTGAGAAGTGACTTATGGCTAATCCTGTTAAGATATCATTCTTGCTTAGTTTCTTATTGCTCGAGTCTGATAGGGTTAATTAAACATAATAACTTACCTTATTATGAGTATATGTTTAGTTTGGCAGCTGGATCATCAGGTATATATACAGAACAAGATAAATCATCATGTTCAATAAACCTTACTAGACTCGAGCAGCAAGAAACCGAGCAAGAATGACAGTTTACCGGGCTTAAGCTTTAAGTCACTTCTCACCAGGAACCTCCATTGGTGCCGATGCAGTCGATGTCATCCCTTCGCTTCCACCTACCGTTCACCTCACGCACTCTACGAATGGAGACGAACTCGAAGAACAGAGCGACCAAGCAAGTCTAGCTCGAGTGGAGGTACGACTTAACCAGCTCCACGTGCGGATCGGGTTACCATGGCGAGCCCCAAGTCCATGTCGACGAAAATGGGGTAGAGAAACAAAACATATACGCATAGTGATGCAGTTCAGATCAGACCGAATTTGTGGTGGTAATTTCCAACAAAACAATTTTCTGAGAAAAATCTTAAAACCAGACTgacttttagtttttttttactttttcccTTTATTCAATGGCCACATCAATGATACACCAAAAATATGCACAAATCCTTCCTCTATAGAACCAAAATGTACTAGTACCGTACAATGCGACACCCGCGGGGAGAACACTAACCAACCAatgcgtcgtcgtcgtcgtcgtcgtacaGAATCCACAGATCCGATCATGGCGCCGGTAAAATTAAATTGCAACGTACACGAAAGTAAAAAAGCAATGGAAATGGAGCAGCAACGTGGAGGGATGACAGCAAcgacaggaggaggaggctacTACTCAAAGCAGGACGGCGGCGAGGCCCGCGCCCGCCAGTGCCACGACCGTGGCGAAGCCGGCCGCGCGTGCGCTCGCGGCCCCCGTGTCGGTCGTCGGTGTGGCGGTGGGCGCGAGCGAGGGTGCTGGTGACGTCGCGGCGGCGGGGGTCTTGGGACTCTTCGGGGACGGAGACGGTGTAGCCACAGGAGGGAGAGTCGGGGCGGTGCTCGGGGCGGGCGTGGGCGCCTTGGCGGGGGGCGGGGTGGCCGGGGGAGGAGGCGTGGCGGGAGGTGGAGCCatgggcggcgacggcggcggcgtggtggGGGCGGGAGGAGGAGTTGTCGGGGCCGGAGGCGGCGTAGTGGGAGCCGGAGGAGGAGTGGTCGGTGCCGggggcggcgtggtcggggcggGTGGGGCCGGAGGGGGCGTGGTGGGAGCCGGAGGAGGAGTGGTCGGTGCCGggggcggcgtggtcggggcggGTGGCGCCGGAGGGGGCGTGGTGGGCGCGGGAGGAGGGTTGCCGGCCGGAGGCGCCTGGGGCGCCGGCGGCGGGTTGCCGGCAGGAGGCGCCTGCGGCGGGGAGTTGGACGGTGGCGCGTTTGGTGTCGGCGGCGGCTGCGCTGGAGGGGCCTGCTGTGCGGCGCAGGAGGCGATCAGGAGCGCGAGGACGAGGGGGCGGGGGAGAGCCATTTTGGTGGTTCTTGAACTAAGTTCGAGCAGTGCGAGGAAGCGAGCGGGAGAGCGATGGTTATATAGCTAGCGTGGCGGTAATGAGCAAGCATGCATCTGGTAGCTTAGCCTCCAACCCCAGCTCACTTACTAtgtgaaaaactaaaaaaaacataaaattaatAACGGTTGTAATATACCTATcatttataataataaaaatatatcgtAGTTATGATTCACTAGTCATAAGTAATAAGGTATCTAAATTAATTATAAATGACAAATCAAGTTATGACTAATAATTACTTATTATCATTTATAAATGATAGATCAAGTTATGACTAATAATTCTAGAgagtcatcagtgatgagtcacgtatgatccgttactaatgatcaGTTTGATAAATAGAGcagatgaaaataatttaattaatcAGTTATTAGATATATTAGTCAATTAGTTTGCATcataatttaatatttttattatatagtaaatgtacatagcatgatgctataatttttttaattttatttttcaataacaCTATAATAAAAACTATTATATATTTCTGCTTAATTTTAATGTAAGGG
This genomic interval carries:
- the LOC133922942 gene encoding predicted GPI-anchored protein 58, encoding MLTNRRGHSMFRRSAACAFSPSGRRPAASAPHVSFKNHQNGSPPPPRPRAPDRLLRRTAGPSSAAAADTKRATVQLPAAGASCRQPAAGAPGASGRQPSSRAHHAPSGATRPDHAAPGTDHSSSGSHHAPSGPTRPDHAAPGTDHSSSGSHYAASGPDNSSSRPHHAAAVAAHGSTSRHASSPGHPAPRQGAHARPEHRPDSPSCGYTVSVPEESQDPRRRDVTSTLARAHRHTDDRHGGRERTRGRLRHGRGTGGRGPRRRPALSSSLLLLSLLSSLHVAAPFPLLFYFRVRCNLILPAP